AAGCAAATAGAGAAAAAAGCAGACACATTACCTGTGCAAGCCATGGGGACCGATACAGCCAGGACAACAGGGTTACCAGCAGCAGAAGTACCCCGAACCACGGCGCCATATTCATAAGCATGTTGATATAGATATGGTTTCCTGTGCCCACAGCACCGGCAAAAGGAAGGCAGAACAGCCATATCCCCACTATAAACAATTTTACTACGTTCTGTTTAGGGATTATATAACCGTTAGCAATATTATAGCGGCAACTCGATATGACGGCATTCGACAATAACAGCAACCAACTAAGATAAAACCTGCCCAGGTTAAACCATTGACTTTGACCGCCAACATACAAGTTACGGTGGAGGGATAACCAGAAAGCAGCAACGAAAACAGCCACAAGAAGAGTTATAATCAGCTTAACGTTCTCCGTACCCGATTTTTTGGAACGAATCCCTCCTAATCCCAATAATAGCACTAGATGAAGCACCCAAAAATCATAAATGGCGCTCCGTGCTAAGCTACCGACTTCGAGAATATACCTGTTTAGTGAACTGGCATCGTAGCCGGCTGACATTGTTGTCGCCACTTGCAATCCATTGAAAAAATAGCGCCACCATAGAACCGGCGACTGAATGAAAAAGAAATGAAGGAGTAGCCATAAAGATATACCCCCAATGACAATAAGCAGATCATGTAACTTATTCTTTATGCTTTGTTGTGCACTGCTGCAGATAAAAACGCCGTAGAGTAGCAGCAATATTATGGCAGTGGTAAATTTAACGAAAAAGATTAGTCCGATACATAAACCAATTGCGATAAGAATGAGACGAGACTTCAGCAGATTGCCATCGGATATTTTTTCGGGGTCTCCCATTAATAACAGCAGGAGACCTGAGGAGACGGTCAACGCGAAGGAATTCAAGGAATTATAGTTTGGTGACGGTTCAAACCAGGCATAGGCGAACAGTGAGCCCAATCCCAACCATGAGATTACTGAAGCTTTAGCAAAAATAGCCTGACGATTATTTATCTGATAGGTTGCAAGGAATCTGTTCAGCCCGACATAAAAGACAGCCCCGGCAATAACCGCCATTACCAATCGTACCAAGCGAAATGCAATGATATTTTGCCCTACTGCATGAAAAAAAAGAGCCGTATACAGATGGTAGGAGGTCAACCCGACTCTTACATCAGAGGGGAATTGAGAACTGACAAGAGACATGCTCTCGTCAGTCATATTCAAACCTCTTTGTATCGCCCATACCATAAACAGTAAGGTAAAAGGCAGCAGTAGCGCCCCTATGAACGAAATGCCCGTCAAGATGTAAGAATTACGATGCCCGGAACTAAGACGCTTAGACATGAAATACAAGCGATCCTCTGGAATTGGCAATACCATTGTTAGGACAGTTAAAATTCATACAAACTACCAGCCATAGTTAACACCGACAAGACGGTATAACCTGTCGTTATAAGGCCGATAAAACTCTTTGAGGATTTCGCGCAGACTGCCGCTGATTTCCGAAGAATAAGTCCCTTCATTTGCGGCACGCCCTTTAGGAGTCTCCGGAGTGAACTCCTCCAATTCGAGAAAATCAGTGACCCTACGAAGCGTCTCCGGCTTTCTGAGGTTCAGATCATCACTATGAAGCACTAATAACTGACCGGCATCGAAGATTTGAAAATATCTTTCCAATTGTTCGCAATATATCCCACGGCTGATGTAGCCCGGAAATGGCATGGAACAGTTATCCTGTCGTTCAAAGCCGCTATATGGTGCATGTTCACCACTGGCAATTGCGTACAATTCCTGGCCAATGGCCTGCTCGAAACTGCGGTGCTCGGTTAAGCCGGAGAAATAAGGGGAATTTCTGAAATTCTTATACATATTCCATGCTGAAAAAGCCCTCTCAACGGGATCTCTCACGAGCACAATGAGTTTCATCGATCTATTGAAATCATATATTCTCTGAGCAGCCGGGAGCCTATATAAATATTCAGGAGTGGCTTCAAAAGTAATTTGACCAGAACTGAAAGCTTCTTCCCCTGGAAACTGTTCATGATACCAACCACGGCCTTTTGAAAAGTTTTTATCATCCTGAAAGAAATTCAGCTCCTTGCTTTTCGGGGCTAAAATCTTCGGGTGCTTGGCCAATAAAGAAAACAAAGCCGTTGTACCCGCCTTCTGGGCACCAATGATGAGGAAGGTAGGCGAGTTCTTTTTTAATCCTCCATTGGTCACGGCGTGCTCAGGAATAGCAAACGAGCGGTGGCAAGTATTTTGTACCTTGCGGATATTCAAGGTGTTTTTAACATATGTTTTTGCCCACAACCTTGCCCCGGGCCGCTCCAGCATGGTAAACACCTTAGCCACCTCGATAACGTCGATGAACTTTGCACTTTTATTTGCAATAAGCGGCTCGGTGATCGATATAAGCAGGTTATAGTTTCCTGCAGCAAGTGGAAGTTTTGTTTCAAACTCTACTATATATCTGTCATGAGGAGCCACCTCAATCAGCTCACTCCCTTCTATGGTAAAATCGCTGCCGATAATGTTAATATTGTACTCGTCTCTGATATTGTAATTAACCGATATCACACAGTGTTGATAACATTCTACACATAATTTAATTTTCACAATATCATCATAGTCCGCATGCACTATTGGCTCATCTTGTTCATTGAGCAGTTCAACCGATTTAAATCTCGCCTCCCCGGAACCATAACGCAATTTACTATCCAGCTTATCAAGAGATTCATCTATTTTGAAATAATTGCTATTGATGTCATCCAAGAGTAAATTGGCTTTACCGTCCCGGGAATGAGTATCTGCCGTTTCGATGCGATGTTCGCTATCCTCCCTTATTTCTCGCATATAGGCATCGGATATTTGGGCGGCATCCCCGATTCCGACTATCTTGCCTTTACTTATATGTACTGCGCGTTGGCAAAGCGATTTTATCGTCTGGATATTGTGGGAGACAAACAAAATAGTACAGCCTTTGCGGCGAAACCGGTCGAGCACTGTCATGCACTTTGCCTGGAAAAACATGTCTCCTACAGATAACGCCTCATCAATAATAAGAATTTCCGGTTCAACACTTATAGCCACCGAAAATGCCAATCGAACAAACATGCCGCTTGAATAGCTTTTTACCGGCTGATGCACAAAGTCGCCGATATCCGCAAATGAAAGGATTTCATCCAGGCGGTTCTCCATCTCCTCCCGTGTATACCCCATAAGCATGCCATTGAAATACACGTTCTCAATGCCGCTCAACTCCGGATTAAAGCCAGCGCCGAGTTCCAGCAGTGCCGCAACCTTGCCGTTTACGTGAACTGCACCGCATGATGGGGTCAGAACACCGGTAAGAATTTTGAGGAGAGTGGACTTGCCGGAACCATTCTTGCCGATGATACCCACAGCTTCGCCTTTTTTGATCTCGAAGCTGACGTCGTTCAGGGCAAAAAAATCGTGATGGTATTTCTTGCGAAAGGGGTGCAATGACTCCTTCAACCGATCAACGGGCAGGTTGTAAAGCTTGTACACCTTTGAAAGATTCTCAACCTTAATGGCTATATCGTCAGTCATGACAAATCCAGTAAAAGCGGTTACAATACCGCTGTAGTAACCACTCGATTAATAATTTCAGGCAAGCAATCTTCCATCCCCAGCCACAGCGGCAGGCGGACCAGACAGTTACTGGTATTGTCCGTTACGGTCATCGTGTCCGCTACCCGCCCATACTTTTTCCCGGCAGGCGAACTGTGCAACGGAATATAATGAAAGACCGTATTTATTCCCATCTCCTTAAGTGTATCCATAAATTGCGTCCGTTTTTTTGCATCGGGCAGCAGCAGGTAATACATATGAGCGTTGTGAGCGATCCCGTCCGGTACAACCGGACGGCG
This window of the Geoanaerobacter pelophilus genome carries:
- a CDS encoding ATP-binding cassette domain-containing protein, with the protein product MTDDIAIKVENLSKVYKLYNLPVDRLKESLHPFRKKYHHDFFALNDVSFEIKKGEAVGIIGKNGSGKSTLLKILTGVLTPSCGAVHVNGKVAALLELGAGFNPELSGIENVYFNGMLMGYTREEMENRLDEILSFADIGDFVHQPVKSYSSGMFVRLAFSVAISVEPEILIIDEALSVGDMFFQAKCMTVLDRFRRKGCTILFVSHNIQTIKSLCQRAVHISKGKIVGIGDAAQISDAYMREIREDSEHRIETADTHSRDGKANLLLDDINSNYFKIDESLDKLDSKLRYGSGEARFKSVELLNEQDEPIVHADYDDIVKIKLCVECYQHCVISVNYNIRDEYNINIIGSDFTIEGSELIEVAPHDRYIVEFETKLPLAAGNYNLLISITEPLIANKSAKFIDVIEVAKVFTMLERPGARLWAKTYVKNTLNIRKVQNTCHRSFAIPEHAVTNGGLKKNSPTFLIIGAQKAGTTALFSLLAKHPKILAPKSKELNFFQDDKNFSKGRGWYHEQFPGEEAFSSGQITFEATPEYLYRLPAAQRIYDFNRSMKLIVLVRDPVERAFSAWNMYKNFRNSPYFSGLTEHRSFEQAIGQELYAIASGEHAPYSGFERQDNCSMPFPGYISRGIYCEQLERYFQIFDAGQLLVLHSDDLNLRKPETLRRVTDFLELEEFTPETPKGRAANEGTYSSEISGSLREILKEFYRPYNDRLYRLVGVNYGW